The DNA window TTCAAGTCCAAATGTTGAAATCAAAAGGTGGCACAGTTGAGTTCTTAGGACCTTGGTTTACCAAAATGAAAGCTGTAATCACAGCTGATCCAGAGAATGTCCACCACATTATGAGCAAGAGTTTCGACAACTTTGTGAAAGGCGATTTGTTTCGCGAGATGTTTCAAGCTTTTGGTGAAGGTATTTTCACTACCGATTCACATGAATGGAAATACAATAGAAATCTTCTTCAATATCTTTTCAAACAAAGGAGTTTTGAAACTTTTCAAGAGAAAGTCATTCACAACAAAGTTGAGAAATCATTGATTCCACTATTGAATCATGTTGTTCAACAACAAAAAGAGTCCATGGTTGATTTACAAGATATTTTCAATCGTTTCACTTTTGATAATATTTGTTTGATAGTTCTTGGAAATGATCCTAACTGTCTTTCCGTAGATTTTCCTGAAATCGCGGTTGAGAAAGCTTTTAACCAAGCGGAAGAATCCATCTTCTATAGACACACTGTGCCAGGGTGTGTTTGGAGGTTGCAAAAATGGCTTCAAATTGGCGAAGAGAAAAAACTGACCGAAGCATGCAAAGTATTTGACAAATTTCTATATGATTGTATAGATTCAAAGCGCGAAGAGCTTTTGAAAAATTGTAACAAAAGTGAGAAAAATCATCAGGTTGATTTGCTAACGGCgatgataggagaagaaaaatcaaaGGGGAGTGAAAGTGGTGACAAGTTTCTAAGAGATTCCGCATTCAATCTCTTTGTAGCGGGGAGAGATACTATAACTTCCGCGCTTACATGGTTATTTTATCTTGTTGCTACACATCCATTAGTGGAAGCTAATATTCTGAAAGAGATAAAAGAAAATTTTGGACACAAAGAGAAGCCTTGGATTTTAAGTGTCGATGAGACGAAAAAGCTTGTTTATCTTCATGGTGCTATATGTGAGGCTCTAAGGCTTTTTCCTCCTGTACCTTTTGAGAGAAAGGAAGCAATTAAAGCAGATATACTTCCAAGTGGTCATCATGTTTATCCTAATAAGATGATATTGTTTTCTTTATATGCAATGGGGAGGTTTGAAGATATTTGGGGAAAAGACTGCATGGAGTTCAAGCCAGAGAGGTGGATTTCTGAAAGGGGAGGCAATGTTTATGTTCCATCTTACAAATTCTTTAGCTTTAATGCTGGGCCTAGGACTTGTTTGGGAAGAGACTTGGCTTTCCTTCAAGTTAAGATGGTGACTGCTtctattttgtggaattattgtgTTCATGTTAAGGAAGGTACTCGTGTTACTCCAAGTCTTTCAATTGTACTTCTCACAAAAGAAGGTCTCAAGGTTAAgataacaaaaagagaaaattagttTGGTTGATTTATACctagaaatttcaaatattttctcaAGTTATGGAATATATTTGAAAGCTAGTATTATCAATGAAATAAAGTATGATGAATTGTATTTATCTAAAATTTTAAatgtatttattgaaataaagtgTGGTaagattaatattttaattatttgttttatttatataacagcatagataaaaaaaatcttttgtttTGGAAAATTGATTTCTTCTAATCGTAATGAGATCACGTGAAAACCGCTTATTAACACTATCTTTAAAAATTTGACTCATCGGATAATAAGTATGTTAACCCAGATGGAAAAGTTTTCTCGTTAAACTCTGTTCGTTACTCTATTCCCATTttattcatctctcaaaatttctaTCCAAGTTTAGTGAGACTTCAAAGGAATTTTCTTTAGAGAGGAGTTAAACGTACCTATAAGATTTCTTAGGTTCCTTGGCTAGAGGTGTGCAAGCCAAAAAAGCATGGAGGTTTGGGTGTGAGGAATCTATGGTTGGTTAATTTGGCCTATCTTGCTGGGTTGAGATAGAGGTTGCTCAAAGATACTGGGCCTGGTTCGTCATTCTTTCTATTACGTATGAGTCTAAGTGGTTTATTAATTTGCTAGAGGTAGGTCGCCAAGTTTTAGATCTTCTTTGATATGATGGAAGGGGATTTCACTCCTTTGCTTTGACTCAACACTATCTCTGTCTGATTTATTAAGGATGAGAAAGTTTGGTTATGGGGTTTCCACCTATTCTTGGGAGGACTCATGATAAGGATCCATTCCCATGAGTGTTCATTTTTCTAGGCTTTACTTGCTTTTGAACTAGTGTATGTAGAAAATGGGAAGCTTGGGTAGTAGTGAAATAGTTCATCGATCTAGAATCTCACGTGAAGAATGAATGTTTTTGTTTGGGAATCTAAGTTGGTGGAAATTTTGGTTGTAGTCAATGACAGATTTATCTTCTCCGTTGAGGAGGGTATGTGGTTTTGGCCCGATGATAAGGATGATAAGTACTATGTTAAATTAGACTATTCTTCCTTTCTCCACCATTTCATGGATCAAAGTAATCTCTTTCCTGTATTTTCTCAGGTGTTGCCCATTGTTTGGAAGATTTGAGCTCCTTCTAAGGTTATTTTTTCTTCTGAAAGTTACTTAAAGATAGGATTCCCACACAGTATAATCTTCTCATGTGTAACGTGACTTTAGGGAAGCCTTTTCGCATTTTTGTTACCTCTAATGTCACAATTACTCTTTGAAACAATATCTTTAGGTGACTAGGTTAAATATTCGCCTTATCTAGACAATTAGACCCATTGTTCTATGTTGTTAGATCATTTGGATGTTCTTTTAGAGTTTGAACAAACTTAACCTTAGTTTGATATTATGTGTTACGGGCTATATGCAAATCATGAATGAGTTCATTTTTTTCGGATTAATCACTTTAGGTAAGACTTTCTATGCTTCCTTCCCTTTCTTAAAGTGATTGAAGAATCTTGTCTTATGTGTAAACTAGTATTCGTCCTAGAGGGTTTGTGATGTCCAAGTTTTGAGCTTCGTGGTTGGGCGGTTTTGATGTTTTATCCTATTGTTTTTCCCCCTTTTGTTGGGTTTTTGGATTTTCAAATGGTTGTTGTTTGACttgttctattatttttattttttttgctttcttttctttttagttGTGTAGAATACGTATGCTACATTTTTCAACCTCGTGTATTTATCTTTcgttatctctctctctctctctctctctctatatatatatatatatatatatatatatatatatatgtgtgtgtgtgtgtgtgtgtggggggGGGGGTGGGGACTAGAAATGATGGATATGAAATTGTGAAGTCAAATCGTGTGATGGATAATACTCTCTGACGCAATAGAAGAGAAGGGGAGAAGGTGACCTACAAGGTGAGCACTCCAACACCTAAATCAGTCAATAAATCTACATAATGGTGCAACTTATGGTTAAAATATACTTTTAGATATGTTGTGGGATACCTATTATATGGGAGACTTTTAGAACTGCACCATGTTTCCTGGCATGGAATGCGGAAATCCATTAGATTATATCTAACACTGTTTAGTTGCCTGTAATGTGGATCGAGTATGGATCTAATAGTTGCAGGTGCACTGAAATCTTAACCCTTTTGTGGATAAGCCTTTGGACAAACAACTGAGCCTACCTTTTATTAGGCCTATGGAGGACCCAGTAAAGTTTTCGCTAAGGCTCGCTAGTGTGCAACAATGAGAAGTTTACCAAACATCTGGTCGTCGTTGTCTTGGGTTGGGATCTTTGTGTTTGGCTCTATTCTTGCAAAATTGGAAAAGATTTAGGGAGCCAGAGTGAGTGCCCTTGGGATTTTGCAACTTCCTTTGATATTCTCTATTTAAATAGATCCTTCATCTTAGCTTTCTTCCCATGCTTCCGATTTCCTCCAGGTACCATTTCTCTCGCTTTTGTTTGCTGCCATctcttcatattttttattttagcaaTGGCCTGATAGTGTAAGCAACACTTCATCTTGCACCAGGGTTCTAGATCCATAAATATTGAATGTTACTCCTTTGGTTGTTGCTCAAAACCTTTGCAAAATTGTTCATAGTGATAATTTCAAATCTAGGGGTTTCCATAGAAGATGGTAGCAAACCCTTGAGTCCCTAGTATTATGGAAACACATGTGGTCTCGTGGAAGAAGTTGGAGGGTTAGTCTAGATCGTCCCATTATTAGAGAAGTATGGCTCAATCCTTTTTCTTCTGTGAAGCTCATGGAAGATCTTAGGTCAACCAAGGTGTATCAGGATAATCCGGTGACTCGCTCTTTGTTGGAGCGGtagagggcaagcaacaaaagatttggaaatatttatccgggaattatcgtgtccacagagattggttgagaaaaactgccgttcgactatctcgcgttctaagtttcatgatttgggtgcggaaaggtaaatgcgggaaaagtaaataaaagcagataaacaatctcaatagtctaagagaaagagttatggaattgtatttcgttctacccgtctaatacttaaatccgaagatctatcgctcgacactcacaatacgcatcaacatcaccgggcatcaatcgagacgccacatcggtgcccatgtctgcaacaccgacgaaagctcaaccacactattcacatcagcgatttctccaccgacacaaacaacacggaggcattaaaatCGATACCCACTATGATTGTtagccctaaatccatgtctgcaatccagaaactaacagttatcattcctaatcaagatctatgatgcccatgtctgcaacaccacaAATCcatagcatttaagcaaaaagatcaagaagaacaacaatgatgatttgtaaagcaaatatataaacgatcccaagatccacaaatatacatacaataagagtagaaatataca is part of the Vicia villosa cultivar HV-30 ecotype Madison, WI linkage group LG2, Vvil1.0, whole genome shotgun sequence genome and encodes:
- the LOC131647200 gene encoding alkane hydroxylase MAH1-like; translated protein: MIMLISFLAIAITLILPLFLYAFYQTLYLKTPAFTNWPFVGMLPTFLWNVSRIHEFQVQMLKSKGGTVEFLGPWFTKMKAVITADPENVHHIMSKSFDNFVKGDLFREMFQAFGEGIFTTDSHEWKYNRNLLQYLFKQRSFETFQEKVIHNKVEKSLIPLLNHVVQQQKESMVDLQDIFNRFTFDNICLIVLGNDPNCLSVDFPEIAVEKAFNQAEESIFYRHTVPGCVWRLQKWLQIGEEKKLTEACKVFDKFLYDCIDSKREELLKNCNKSEKNHQVDLLTAMIGEEKSKGSESGDKFLRDSAFNLFVAGRDTITSALTWLFYLVATHPLVEANILKEIKENFGHKEKPWILSVDETKKLVYLHGAICEALRLFPPVPFERKEAIKADILPSGHHVYPNKMILFSLYAMGRFEDIWGKDCMEFKPERWISERGGNVYVPSYKFFSFNAGPRTCLGRDLAFLQVKMVTASILWNYCVHVKEGTRVTPSLSIVLLTKEGLKVKITKREN